The proteins below come from a single Roseiflexus sp. RS-1 genomic window:
- the phnX gene encoding phosphonoacetaldehyde hydrolase — translation MPTIARRYRGAIGAIILDWAGTAVDYGSFAPIAVFLRLFAGHGVVITPEDARAGMGLMKKDHLRTILARPTVRSAWQSVHGAPPSEPDIDGLFEQFIPLQTSVLKEYAEPIPGMIEATVELRKRGIKIGSTTGYLRVMMATLAPIAAAHGYHPDCIVCPDDVPAGRPAPWMCFMNAMRLGVYPMAALIKVGDTPVDIEEGLNAGMWTVGVTLTGSLLGKTRSDVEALSPQQRASIHAQIGEQLLAAGAHLVIEGVWDLPCAVQQIEERMLHGETPLA, via the coding sequence TTGCCCACTATCGCTCGCCGCTATCGTGGCGCCATTGGCGCCATCATTCTCGACTGGGCAGGCACTGCCGTCGATTACGGCTCGTTTGCGCCGATCGCAGTGTTTCTACGCCTGTTTGCCGGTCATGGTGTTGTGATAACACCGGAAGATGCGCGGGCAGGCATGGGATTGATGAAAAAAGACCACCTGCGCACCATCCTCGCCCGCCCGACGGTCAGATCTGCGTGGCAATCGGTGCATGGCGCACCACCCTCGGAACCTGACATCGATGGACTGTTCGAACAGTTTATTCCGCTGCAAACATCGGTCCTGAAAGAGTACGCCGAACCAATCCCCGGCATGATCGAAGCCACAGTAGAATTGCGCAAACGCGGAATCAAGATCGGCTCGACAACCGGCTACCTGCGCGTCATGATGGCGACCCTCGCCCCGATTGCTGCTGCGCACGGCTATCACCCCGATTGCATCGTCTGCCCCGATGATGTTCCTGCCGGACGCCCTGCGCCATGGATGTGCTTTATGAACGCCATGCGCCTGGGAGTGTACCCCATGGCTGCGCTGATCAAGGTCGGCGATACGCCTGTGGACATCGAAGAGGGATTGAACGCAGGAATGTGGACGGTAGGAGTGACGCTCACCGGGAGTCTGTTGGGAAAGACGCGCTCCGATGTGGAAGCGCTCTCCCCGCAGCAACGAGCGAGTATCCATGCGCAGATCGGTGAGCAACTCCTGGCAGCCGGAGCGCACCTGGTGATCGAAGGCGTTTGGGATCTGCCCTGTGCCGTGCAACAGATCGAAGAGCGCATGCTGCATGGGGAAACGCCGCTGGCGTGA
- a CDS encoding GNAT family N-acetyltransferase — translation MTMQTDAFVVRPLTLDDLDALLPLVEALHTGDGDPFDPQRTVDALQLVLSHPEYGVVHVAVVGETIAGYIVGSLGLSIEAGGRFLLVDELYVSPAWRGQGLARALLASLIPYAQSHHCRVVELEVGWENDRARTWYERLGFERHRRFFCSIALEALDRRLVQRLAR, via the coding sequence ATGACGATGCAGACTGACGCTTTTGTGGTTCGCCCTTTGACGCTGGATGATCTTGATGCGCTGTTGCCGCTGGTTGAGGCGTTGCACACCGGCGATGGCGATCCGTTCGATCCGCAACGCACCGTCGATGCCCTGCAATTGGTGCTGAGTCACCCGGAGTATGGGGTTGTCCATGTCGCTGTGGTTGGGGAAACCATCGCTGGCTATATTGTCGGTTCGCTGGGGCTTTCGATTGAGGCCGGCGGGCGGTTTTTGCTGGTCGATGAGCTGTACGTCTCGCCTGCGTGGCGTGGGCAAGGTCTGGCGCGCGCGCTGCTTGCGAGTCTGATCCCGTATGCGCAATCCCATCATTGCCGCGTGGTCGAACTGGAAGTCGGCTGGGAGAATGATCGCGCCCGGACGTGGTATGAGCGTCTCGGTTTTGAGCGTCACCGTCGTTTCTTCTGCTCGATCGCGCTGGAGGCGCTGGATCGGCGATTGGTGCAGCGGCTCGCGCGTTAG